In Verrucomicrobiota bacterium, the genomic stretch TATCGAAGTAATACTCTCAGTGTGGTTCACTGATCGACGGACCAGGGCCTCTAATCGGGCGATCAGTTCGTCAAAGGAAAATGGTTTTACCAAGTAGTCATCACCACCTAGACGGAGACCTTCAACCCGATCCTGGACGGCACCCATTGTGCTAAGGATAAGGACTGGCGTTTTATCGCCTTTTGCACGGAGTGTTTGCAGAATCGTGATGCCATCGATAAACGGCATGTTCCTGTCCAAGACAATGGCATCATACTTCTCGGAAGTAGCCAAAAATATCCCGTCTTTTCCATCCAACGCAAGATCCACGGTGTGACCGGATTCCTCGAGTCCCTTTTTGATGTATTCGCTTGTCGCACTATCGTCCTCTATTGCCAAAATGCGCATATCCACTGTGCCTGGTTTTCGTTCGTAATTTCGAATAGAATGCCGAAAGAAACCTTCCTCTTTCCGCCCGTGTTTTACGGATTTTTATTCAAGGACCTTTCGGGCGAGATACCAGATAATTCCTGCCAGCACCTCCACGGTAAGAAGGGCAAAAGTCACCCACAGCGTAATCGACAAAGGGTTGCTGTCCGGCATATACAAAGCTCCGATCCATGCAGCCGAAACCAATAATGAAACCCAGACGGAAGTTCCCAAAGCCAAAGCGAGCGAAACAGAGAGGAAACGTGCGCGGAAGAAGCCCGCGAAAAACGGACTCAAGAGTCGAATCGTAGGGACGATTTGGGTTATCCCAACAAGCGTCGCACCTTTCCTTTCTATCCGGCCGAGCCATTTCTGAATGCTCTCTGGCTTGCCCCCCATGCTACGACCCACCCATATCGCAATGGAAGTGGACCTGTCTGGAGGTACTAGATAACCGAGACTGTAAAGGAGAGTGCCCCCAAAGAAACTTCCTAGAATCGCTACCATCAGGTTAGCAGCAAAACCACCCTGCTCCGCGGCCATCACTCCGATCAAAGCGAACAGGACATAGCTCGGAACTACTGGCAAAACACGCTCCAGAGTTGCGATCGCAAAGACCCCCAGCAATCCGAACGACACCAAAGTCTCAAACATCGGGCTACGGCCTTCTGGTTATCCTGTAAACCAGCGCTGGAGGGAAGTTTCGCACGGTGTGTCCTATTCGAGTCGCTTTCAGACCCAGCTCATCCAAAAGAGCTTTGGGAACCGGACATCTCCACAAATAGGTAAATTGGAAGAAAGCACTACCCTCTTCCATGTTACTAAAGGAATTAGAGAGAATTCCTTTGACGGCCTCCCACTGCATCGAAAGAACTCCCATTCCGCTAACCGTTGCACCAAAAAGTCTCCCCACACCAAGGCTCAGGGGATCGACTCTTGCAGCATCTCCGTGAACGACATTTAGTCCTGGAAAACGTTGCTTCAGTAGCTCTGCGAACCTCTTGTTCTTCTCGACCAGAAGCAAATCCTCTGGCTTAACACCGTTTGCCAGCAACTGCTTCGTGAATACCCCCGTTCCCGGGCCCATTTCCAAAACGGGTCCAGTCGATCCCGAAATCTCCGCGGCCATTATTCGCGCCAAATGAATACTCGAAGGCGCAACCGCTGCGACCTCCATTGGGCGCTTGATCCATTCCTCAACGAAGACTCTCATCGAGTTTAGTTTCGAGCTTTCATCGTATTCGATTCGCCCATTTCCTTTGGAGCCGCCATCAGAAGCGAATCGTCCGAAAGGTGCTTTCACAGATCTGTTCCCCATGTATTTTCCGTCCTTTCCTGGTAATTATGCCAATCACTTGTTGTTACTGGCCCCAGCTTACCAAACCCGACTTTAACTCGTAGTTACCAGCGAATTACAAAAGGTTCATCTTGAACCTATCGAATGGCCGATCCAGAAACCTATTCGAATGATTCCCAGCCTCCTCCGAGGGATTTATACAAGGCCACAAGACTGGTTAGCGTGCGCGTCTCGGATTGCACTAGAGCATCTTCGGTCTCGCTCAAGCGCCCATCCGCCTCCAAGACGTCAAGGAAGCTGCTCAAGCCTCTTCCATAGAGGTTGTCAGCCAGTGCTACCGAACGACGTGCTGCATCGACAGATTCTTTCAGACGGTCGCGCGCTTGCAGCTCCTCCCCATAAAAGGTCAAACTGCTCTCTACTTCGCCGAGGGCTTCCAGAACGATTCGCTCGAACTCCAACACCGCTTTTTTAGCACGTGCCTCCTCGACACGAATACTCGCTCGGATTTCACCCGAGCGGAAGATGGGCCACTCAACCAAAGAACCAAGTGTCCACGTCTGAGCGGCCGAAGATAAGAGATCCCCAAAGGTCAGAGACTCGAATCCCGCGGAACCAGTCAGGAAGAATTTCGGATATAGCTCTTTTTTAGCAGCATCAACTTCAGACAATGCAGCCTCAAGATTCGCTTCCGCCGAGCGCACATCAGGTCTACGTTGTAGAAGATCTGACCGAAGACCGACCGGAACGATATCGGGCTCAACCGGGAGAGGTTCCGTCGTCATCAATTTCTCGAACAAGCTCTCAGGCGATCTGCCTGCAAGAATAGACAATCGAAAGGCAGCCGCTCTAATCTCTGCCCTTACTAGAGGCACTTGTGACTGAGTCTCCCGAAGTTGAGCCTCCGCCCGAGTTTGATCGAGCTCCCGCGAAAACCCACTGTCGACGCGACTCTTGACAAGATCGAGTGTCTTTCGCTGAAGATCAACGTTCCGCTGAATGATCAAAAGGCGTTTTTGACTTCCACGAAGTTCAATATAATTCCGTGCGACTTCGGCCAGGACACTCACCATCACATCACGACGGTCGTTTACCGCCGCATCGATCAGGGCATCCGCTGCCCGACGCTCGGAACGGTTTCCGCCAAATAGATCGATCTCCCATGATGCGTCGAACCCGGCGGCAAAGACAGTGTCGGTTACGCCGTCATTTCCATCAAGAGTATATTCACTAGTGCTAATTCTACGAGCAGAACCCGATGCTCCAATCACTGGCAAAGCGTCAGCGGCTACTATACCTCTTGCTGCCCGAGCCTCCCTTACCCGTGACTGAGCAATCAAAAGATCGTAATTAGCCATGGAAGCCTGACTAATCAACCGCTCCAGTACGGGGTCGTTGAACTGTTTCCACCACTCTTGAACCACCCTATCCGTCGACTCAGCTTCAGAGGCCCAAACCTCCGAGTAAGTTACTTTTGGTTGTTTGATACTCGTGCTTACCGAGCATCCACACACGAAAAATCCTGTGATCAAAACCACATGTTGAAGATACTTCATACTGTTCCGATCCCCCTCAGCCTTCTCACTAGTCTGGTTTTCCGATGTCCAAGCATACAACCCAACGAGTAAGCTGCTGGGGTGAATAGCAGTGACAACGTAGTCGAGAATGCCACTCCCCCCGCGATGACAACGGCCAAGGGAGGCCAGAACGCTCCTCCCCCCAAAAGAAGAGGAGTAAATCCTGCTACCGTTGTGAAACTGGTCGACAAGATATGCCGGGAACATCCGATTGTTTCATCCGCAATTTGGTCCAGATCTCCACCAGCAGCCTTGGGGTTGGCCCGGATCGCAGCGAGAACGACAATAGACCCATTGATGGCAACCCCCATTAGCCCTGCGGTTCCAAGCAGCGGATTAAAACCCATCGGATAGCCGGAAATCCATAGGGCTAAAAATCCAAGTCCCGAGGAGAGTCCTGCTACCACAAAGATCAGTAGTGCGATCGAAACGCTTCTGAATACTAAGATAAGCGTTGCAACCATTAGAATCAGCAAGACTGGTAGGTAGGTGACCAATAAACCAACTGCTTGATCCTGCTCATCCGCATCACCCCCGAGTTCTAAAGCGTAACCCGGAGGTAAATTGAGTGCATCTGGCTCCGCCAAGACCTTCTGTATGTCAGCGGTAACGGATACAGCAGCAGCATTTGGCTCGAGGAAGCCGTCGATCTGGTTTACCCGTTGTCCGTTGCGTCGAGTGATGTTCGAGACCGAGGGTCTCAATACAATTTCACCTAGGGCAGTAACTGGAAGCCAGCCATCAACCTCTGGCGAACTTAGCTTCAGAGAAGCTATTCGGGCAAAGTCACCGCGGATCTCTTCGGCTCCCCGAACTCGGACTGGAAGATTCTCCAAATCTTCCAAAACAGTCCCGCTCGTGATACCATCCAGAGTAGACTGAAATTGTAACGCCACTTGACTCAGTGTGAGGCCTGCCAGGCGAGCTTTGTCCTCGTCAGCTGCCAACCAAAGCTTCGGTTTGCCCCCCTCGATCGATGCAAAAGCGTGGCTTACATCGTGATGTTGCACCATAGCCAGTCGAACCTGCTCCCCCAACACCCGAAGAGTTTTCGCATCGGGACCGACGAGACGAAAGGAGACTGGCGCGGAAACAGGCGGCCCTTGCGAGAAAGCACGAACGATGATGCGGGCTTCCGGAAAATTCTCATCGAAAACAGTTTGTAATCTCGGAATCAGATGATCGGCAGCATCGGCATCTTCCGCAAATACGATCCCATGAGCATACGAAGCAGTACCATCCTGATTCATTATCTGGTTGTAGTAGACGGAAGGCGTAGAGTTTCCAACGAGCCAGTGGGTCCGGAGAACGCCCTCTGCCGCCTGAACTCGTTCATCGATTTCCCGGGCAACGGCTTCTGTTCGCTCAACAGACGAGTCTTCAGGAAGCCAGACCTGTATCTCAAAATGGTCACGGTCCGCATCGGGGAAGAAAACCGTCGGGAGAGATCCCGACAAGACAAAGCCTGCGAACGGTAGGATTAGAGCGATCAGAATCGACCAAACCGGTCTTCGAAGGCTAAAAGCCAACAGATTCCGGTATCGGGCCACAACAAGAGGAGACTGAAGACCTGAGCGCCACCAGCTTTTCCCACCTTTGGATTCGGGTTTCGTAAAAATCGCTGCCAAAGTAGCGATAACGGTAAGCGATAGAGCAAAAGAGCAGGCAAGAGCCATAACCACTGAAATGGCAATCGGTCCGATAAAGTCTCCGATGTTTCCCGGCAAAAGGAATATCGGCATAAACGCCAGGATAGTGGTAAAGGTCGAGGCAAACAGGGGAGCTTTTAAATGACAAACCGCTTTAGAAAGGGCTACCTTCGATTCAAATCCACGATCCTTGATGTTTTTTCGAACCTCATCGGTGACAACGATCGCGTTATCAATCAATAGACCGATCGCTATGATCATCCCGAAGACTGTCATCTGATGAATTTGTTCACCAAAGAAACTCAACGAGAATACAGCACCCGCCATTGCGAGTGGCAGGGCTAATCCCACTATAAGGGATGGCTTCCAACCCATGGCGACCAACACCACCAACATAACGACCAGAACACCCATTGCTAGATTCACCGAAAGTCCGCCAAGACGTTCATTCGTATAACTGTTCTGCTCGAAGACCGTTTCAACTTCGACTGATACTCCAAACTCATCGACAAACCCATCGACAATGTCACGTGCAGTGTCTGTCCACTGATCCACTCGCCGATCTGTCGTCATTCTGGCTGCCAGCAATATGCTACGATTTTCAGCCTTGGTGAAGGCAACTTCATCCGGCGGACTTTGGAGGGTCTTTTCGATCCTTGCTATGTCTCCAAGATAGAGGACTCCTCCCGTTTCGGACTCACCCACCGGAATGCTACGAATACGGCTCAAGGTTTCGAACTCTCCATCGACCTCCATCAGGATACTCCGATCTGATGACCGCAAAGAACCAGCGGAGTTTTTGGAATCCGCCTCCTCAACCAGGCTTGCCAACTGGAGATTGTTTAAATCGAGAGCGGCAAGATCCTTTTCTGAAACTGTGATTGTTATTTCTTCTCTTGGATCCCCATAGAGCTCTACAATTTCAGTCCCTCCGATGTTGCGAAGACGGTCGGCCAACTCCTTCGCCAGACGGCTG encodes the following:
- a CDS encoding TolC family protein, coding for MKYLQHVVLITGFFVCGCSVSTSIKQPKVTYSEVWASEAESTDRVVQEWWKQFNDPVLERLISQASMANYDLLIAQSRVREARAARGIVAADALPVIGASGSARRISTSEYTLDGNDGVTDTVFAAGFDASWEIDLFGGNRSERRAADALIDAAVNDRRDVMVSVLAEVARNYIELRGSQKRLLIIQRNVDLQRKTLDLVKSRVDSGFSRELDQTRAEAQLRETQSQVPLVRAEIRAAAFRLSILAGRSPESLFEKLMTTEPLPVEPDIVPVGLRSDLLQRRPDVRSAEANLEAALSEVDAAKKELYPKFFLTGSAGFESLTFGDLLSSAAQTWTLGSLVEWPIFRSGEIRASIRVEEARAKKAVLEFERIVLEALGEVESSLTFYGEELQARDRLKESVDAARRSVALADNLYGRGLSSFLDVLEADGRLSETEDALVQSETRTLTSLVALYKSLGGGWESFE
- a CDS encoding response regulator transcription factor, with the translated sequence MRILAIEDDSATSEYIKKGLEESGHTVDLALDGKDGIFLATSEKYDAIVLDRNMPFIDGITILQTLRAKGDKTPVLILSTMGAVQDRVEGLRLGGDDYLVKPFSFDELIARLEALVRRSVNHTESITSISVLDLEVDLLSRRVMRAGLEIELKPREYKLLEYMLKLKGQVVTRTMMLENIWDYNFDPLTNVIDVHISRLRKKIDDGHEKSVIHTVKGAGYIIYEED
- a CDS encoding efflux RND transporter permease subunit; its protein translation is METAKSERLPHTALFRNRYLLVLIVVVVLVAGWSAVNTLPRLEDPRITQRNPTILTLFPGASAERVESLISKPIEDSLRELYEIKTIESTSGDGVSLVSVELEDWTNGRTNQQVFSKIRDRLADVASDFPSGAGMPDFDDQRGATAFTLVVALSAPREDTVQLGIISRLAKELADRLRNIGGTEIVELYGDPREEITITVSEKDLAALDLNNLQLASLVEEADSKNSAGSLRSSDRSILMEVDGEFETLSRIRSIPVGESETGGVLYLGDIARIEKTLQSPPDEVAFTKAENRSILLAARMTTDRRVDQWTDTARDIVDGFVDEFGVSVEVETVFEQNSYTNERLGGLSVNLAMGVLVVMLVVLVAMGWKPSLIVGLALPLAMAGAVFSLSFFGEQIHQMTVFGMIIAIGLLIDNAIVVTDEVRKNIKDRGFESKVALSKAVCHLKAPLFASTFTTILAFMPIFLLPGNIGDFIGPIAISVVMALACSFALSLTVIATLAAIFTKPESKGGKSWWRSGLQSPLVVARYRNLLAFSLRRPVWSILIALILPFAGFVLSGSLPTVFFPDADRDHFEIQVWLPEDSSVERTEAVAREIDERVQAAEGVLRTHWLVGNSTPSVYYNQIMNQDGTASYAHGIVFAEDADAADHLIPRLQTVFDENFPEARIIVRAFSQGPPVSAPVSFRLVGPDAKTLRVLGEQVRLAMVQHHDVSHAFASIEGGKPKLWLAADEDKARLAGLTLSQVALQFQSTLDGITSGTVLEDLENLPVRVRGAEEIRGDFARIASLKLSSPEVDGWLPVTALGEIVLRPSVSNITRRNGQRVNQIDGFLEPNAAAVSVTADIQKVLAEPDALNLPPGYALELGGDADEQDQAVGLLVTYLPVLLILMVATLILVFRSVSIALLIFVVAGLSSGLGFLALWISGYPMGFNPLLGTAGLMGVAINGSIVVLAAIRANPKAAGGDLDQIADETIGCSRHILSTSFTTVAGFTPLLLGGGAFWPPLAVVIAGGVAFSTTLSLLFTPAAYSLGCMLGHRKTRLVRRLRGIGTV
- a CDS encoding rRNA adenine N-6-methyltransferase family protein — encoded protein: MGNRSVKAPFGRFASDGGSKGNGRIEYDESSKLNSMRVFVEEWIKRPMEVAAVAPSSIHLARIMAAEISGSTGPVLEMGPGTGVFTKQLLANGVKPEDLLLVEKNKRFAELLKQRFPGLNVVHGDAARVDPLSLGVGRLFGATVSGMGVLSMQWEAVKGILSNSFSNMEEGSAFFQFTYLWRCPVPKALLDELGLKATRIGHTVRNFPPALVYRITRRP
- a CDS encoding VTT domain-containing protein, which produces MFETLVSFGLLGVFAIATLERVLPVVPSYVLFALIGVMAAEQGGFAANLMVAILGSFFGGTLLYSLGYLVPPDRSTSIAIWVGRSMGGKPESIQKWLGRIERKGATLVGITQIVPTIRLLSPFFAGFFRARFLSVSLALALGTSVWVSLLVSAAWIGALYMPDSNPLSITLWVTFALLTVEVLAGIIWYLARKVLE